In the genome of Fusobacterium necrogenes, one region contains:
- a CDS encoding LysR family transcriptional regulator, protein MLDFRVETFIELCRTKNYTKTAENLHMTQPAVSQHIKYLEEFYGCKLFNYNKKVLSITEQGKALYNYLLTMSSDANKIKEEIKNIDMSKKNLYFGATFTIGEFIIPKIISEISTRYPEINISFIIRDTSELLEELKKGNIDFAFIEGFFEKTEYENYLFSKERFVGICAANNPIATEITKFDDIVRERIILRENGSGTRDIFEKILYDNNLSLNDFDKKYEIENINIIKELVKENKGISFIYERAVEKEILMRKLAIINLENFFEEREFNFVFLKNSIHEEEYKKWYNFMKEIYKF, encoded by the coding sequence ATGTTAGATTTTAGAGTTGAAACATTTATAGAGTTATGTAGGACTAAAAATTATACAAAGACAGCTGAAAATTTACATATGACACAACCTGCAGTAAGTCAACATATAAAATATTTAGAAGAATTTTATGGATGTAAACTTTTTAATTACAATAAAAAAGTTTTATCTATAACAGAACAAGGAAAGGCACTGTATAACTATCTTTTAACAATGAGTTCAGATGCCAATAAGATTAAAGAGGAGATAAAAAACATAGATATGAGTAAAAAAAATCTATATTTTGGTGCTACCTTTACTATAGGAGAGTTTATTATCCCTAAAATTATCTCTGAGATTTCTACAAGATATCCTGAAATAAATATATCTTTTATTATAAGAGATACTAGTGAACTCTTAGAAGAATTGAAAAAAGGTAATATAGATTTTGCATTTATAGAAGGATTTTTTGAAAAAACTGAGTATGAAAATTATCTTTTTTCTAAAGAGCGATTTGTAGGAATATGTGCAGCAAATAATCCTATTGCTACTGAAATTACAAAATTTGATGATATCGTAAGAGAAAGAATTATTCTAAGAGAAAATGGATCTGGAACAAGAGATATATTTGAAAAAATATTATATGATAACAATTTATCATTAAATGATTTCGATAAGAAATATGAAATAGAAAATATAAATATAATAAAGGAGTTAGTAAAGGAAAATAAGGGGATATCCTTTATTTATGAAAGAGCAGTAGAAAAAGAAATTTTAATGAGAAAATTAGCAATTATTAATCTAGAGAATTTTTTTGAAGAAAGAGAGTTTAATTTTGTATTTTTAAAAAATAGTATCCATGAAGAAGAATATAAAAAGTGGTATAACTTCATGAAAGAGATCTATAAATTTTAA
- a CDS encoding acyl-CoA dehydrogenase family protein, with product MNFKFSNEQEVFLSKVREISVKEVAPIAAEIDKEASFPVNTIKLLGENGIMGIPFEKKYGGLEMDNLTYVAAVEELSKACASTGVIMSAHTSLCSWPIATYGNEEQKNKYLTQLASGEKLGAFGWTEAEAGTKMTAIKDGDKYILNGKKVLITNSHEADIFVVFAKTDLEKGDLSAFIIEKGTKGFSVGEAEDKMGVRGSSTAALFFDNCAIPEENLLGSLGEGLKIAMSTLNGGRIGVAAQAVGLAQGALDAAINYVKNRIQLGKPISHHQNTQFVIADLQTKIDAARLMTYRAANMKDLGEDYGYMASMAKLFASEIAMEVTTKAVQLFGGNGYSKRFPVERMMRDAKVTEIYEGTSEVQKVVIASHMGIK from the coding sequence ATGAATTTCAAATTTTCTAATGAACAAGAAGTATTTTTATCAAAAGTGAGAGAGATAAGTGTAAAAGAGGTTGCTCCTATTGCAGCTGAAATAGATAAAGAAGCATCATTCCCTGTTAATACTATTAAATTATTAGGAGAAAATGGTATTATGGGAATACCTTTTGAAAAAAAATATGGTGGACTTGAAATGGATAACTTAACTTATGTAGCAGCTGTTGAAGAGTTATCAAAAGCTTGTGCCTCTACTGGTGTTATTATGTCAGCACACACTTCGTTATGTTCATGGCCAATAGCTACTTATGGTAATGAGGAGCAAAAAAATAAATATTTAACTCAGCTAGCTAGTGGGGAAAAGTTAGGAGCTTTTGGTTGGACAGAAGCTGAAGCTGGAACTAAAATGACTGCAATAAAAGATGGTGATAAATATATATTAAATGGAAAAAAAGTTTTAATTACTAATTCACATGAAGCTGATATCTTTGTTGTATTTGCGAAAACAGATTTAGAAAAAGGAGATCTTTCAGCTTTTATTATAGAAAAAGGAACTAAGGGATTTTCTGTTGGAGAAGCAGAAGATAAAATGGGAGTAAGAGGTTCTTCTACGGCTGCACTTTTCTTTGATAATTGTGCTATTCCAGAAGAAAATTTACTTGGAAGCTTAGGAGAGGGATTAAAAATAGCTATGTCTACACTCAATGGTGGAAGAATAGGTGTAGCAGCTCAAGCTGTAGGACTTGCACAAGGAGCTTTAGATGCTGCAATAAATTATGTAAAAAATAGAATACAACTTGGTAAACCTATATCACACCATCAAAATACTCAATTTGTAATAGCTGATTTACAAACAAAAATAGATGCTGCTAGACTTATGACTTATAGAGCTGCTAATATGAAAGATTTAGGAGAGGATTACGGATATATGGCATCTATGGCAAAATTATTTGCTTCAGAAATAGCTATGGAAGTTACAACTAAGGCAGTTCAATTATTTGGTGGAAATGGATATTCTAAAAGATTCCCAGTAGAGAGAATGATGAGAGATGCCAAAGTTACTGAAATCTATGAAGGAACTTCAGAAGTTCAAAAAGTAGTTATTGCTTCTCATATGGGAATCAAATAA
- a CDS encoding DNA-3-methyladenine glycosylase, which translates to MKLEKNFFLVDGITLAKNLLGKVLVRKIDNKILKARIVETEAYMGPLDKAAHSYQNRRTKRTEAMFLEGGHIYIYLIYGMYYCFNISANKKDIPEAVLIRAVEPLKNIEYMKQLRNIKKDKDLSNGPGKLAKALSIDKTFNTLDITKNNYIWLENDDYSISSITQAKRIGIDYAEEYKDKLWRFYIPESKYVSVKL; encoded by the coding sequence ATGAAATTAGAGAAAAATTTTTTCTTAGTTGATGGAATAACTCTGGCTAAAAATCTTCTAGGAAAAGTACTTGTTAGAAAAATAGATAATAAAATTTTAAAAGCTAGAATAGTAGAAACCGAAGCTTATATGGGGCCCTTAGATAAAGCAGCTCATTCTTATCAAAACCGTCGTACTAAAAGAACTGAGGCTATGTTTCTTGAAGGAGGACATATATATATCTATCTAATTTATGGGATGTATTACTGTTTTAATATCAGTGCTAATAAAAAAGATATTCCTGAAGCTGTTCTTATTAGGGCAGTTGAACCTCTAAAAAATATAGAGTATATGAAGCAATTAAGAAATATAAAAAAAGATAAAGATCTATCAAATGGTCCAGGAAAACTTGCAAAAGCATTGTCCATCGATAAAACTTTTAATACTCTCGATATAACTAAAAATAACTATATTTGGTTAGAAAATGATGACTATAGTATTAGTAGTATCACTCAAGCTAAAAGAATAGGTATAGATTATGCTGAGGAGTATAAAGATAAACTTTGGCGTTTTTATATTCCAGAAAGTAAATATGTTTCTGTAAAACTTTAG
- a CDS encoding GNAT family N-acetyltransferase has protein sequence MEKHLLKNGKELTIRLVKIEEVQEFLNYINQCGKETDFLGFGEEGIGLTLEDEEKQIKNSTDKNFMLVALVDNKIVGSCSLRTNESRMRLKHIALLGITILKEYWGIGIGKNLLNSAIKRGKKTGITRFELTVRTDNKNAIALYNKLGFEIEGRLKNAMFIKDKYFDNYIMGLVI, from the coding sequence ATGGAAAAACACCTTTTAAAAAATGGAAAAGAACTTACTATTAGATTAGTTAAAATTGAAGAAGTACAAGAATTTTTAAACTATATTAATCAATGTGGAAAAGAAACTGACTTTTTAGGTTTTGGAGAAGAAGGAATAGGATTGACTCTTGAAGATGAGGAGAAACAAATTAAAAATTCCACTGATAAAAACTTTATGCTAGTTGCTCTAGTTGATAATAAGATAGTAGGAAGTTGTAGTCTTAGAACTAATGAAAGTAGAATGAGATTAAAGCATATTGCTCTTTTGGGAATTACTATTTTAAAAGAATATTGGGGAATTGGAATAGGAAAAAATCTCTTAAATTCTGCTATTAAAAGAGGTAAAAAAACTGGTATAACACGTTTTGAATTAACAGTGAGAACAGATAATAAAAATGCTATAGCTCTATATAATAAACTAGGATTTGAAATAGAAGGTAGATTAAAAAATGCTATGTTTATTAAAGATAAATATTTTGATAATTATATAATGGGATTGGTAATATAA
- a CDS encoding MATE family efflux transporter, with the protein MGNIKVKSLVSLTIPIFFELLLVTIVGNIDTIMLGHYSDKAVGAVGGISQVLNIQNVIFGFVNLATSILCAQFIGAKNNKKVQEVITVSLIVNLILGFLLGASYFIFWEFILEKIKLPIELIDIGKGYFKLVGGLCVFQAITLTCGAVMKSHGNPKQMLFVNIGVNLLNIFGNGMFIFGWFGMPVLGATGVGISTVVSRAIGCVVGFLVMSHYCRFKFRRKFLKPFPFHVIKNILSIGIPTAGENLAWNVGQLMIMAMVNTMGTTMIASRTYLMLIASFVMTFSIALGHGTAIQVGQLVGAKEMDEAYEKCLKSLKLSIVLAFFVTVLVWIMKSQIMSIFTKDVEILDISLKVFPLMILLEVGRVFNIVIINSLHAAGDIKFPMFMGIVFIFIVAVPFSYIFGLKFGWGLVGIWIANAADEWFRGIAMFLRWKNKKWQTKSFV; encoded by the coding sequence ATGGGTAATATAAAAGTAAAATCTTTAGTTTCTTTAACTATTCCTATATTTTTTGAGTTGCTTCTCGTAACAATAGTAGGGAACATTGATACTATTATGTTAGGACACTACAGTGATAAGGCAGTAGGGGCAGTAGGGGGAATAAGTCAGGTATTAAATATTCAGAATGTTATATTTGGATTTGTAAACCTAGCTACTAGTATTCTATGTGCTCAATTTATAGGGGCGAAGAATAATAAAAAAGTACAGGAAGTAATAACAGTTTCTTTAATAGTAAATCTTATACTTGGATTTTTATTGGGTGCTAGTTATTTTATATTTTGGGAATTTATTTTAGAGAAGATAAAACTTCCAATAGAGCTTATAGATATAGGAAAAGGTTATTTTAAGCTTGTTGGAGGGCTTTGTGTATTTCAAGCTATAACGCTTACTTGTGGAGCTGTGATGAAAAGTCATGGAAATCCAAAGCAAATGCTTTTTGTGAACATTGGCGTAAATCTTTTAAATATTTTTGGTAATGGAATGTTTATTTTTGGATGGTTTGGGATGCCAGTACTTGGAGCAACAGGAGTTGGGATATCTACAGTTGTTTCAAGAGCAATAGGTTGCGTGGTTGGATTTTTAGTTATGAGTCACTATTGTAGATTTAAGTTCAGAAGAAAATTTTTAAAACCTTTTCCTTTCCATGTGATAAAAAATATATTATCCATTGGAATTCCAACGGCTGGTGAAAATTTAGCTTGGAATGTGGGACAGCTTATGATAATGGCCATGGTAAATACGATGGGAACAACTATGATAGCTTCACGAACATATTTAATGTTAATAGCTAGCTTTGTGATGACTTTTTCAATAGCACTAGGTCATGGAACAGCTATACAAGTAGGGCAACTGGTTGGAGCTAAAGAGATGGATGAAGCTTATGAAAAATGTTTAAAAAGTTTAAAGCTTTCAATAGTACTTGCGTTTTTTGTAACAGTTTTAGTGTGGATTATGAAAAGTCAGATAATGAGTATTTTTACAAAAGATGTTGAAATTTTAGATATTTCTTTAAAAGTTTTTCCATTAATGATACTGTTAGAGGTAGGAAGAGTATTTAATATTGTGATTATAAACTCATTGCATGCTGCTGGAGATATAAAATTTCCTATGTTTATGGGAATAGTATTTATATTTATTGTAGCAGTTCCATTCTCATATATATTTGGATTGAAATTTGGATGGGGACTTGTTGGAATTTGGATAGCTAATGCTGCAGATGAATGGTTTAGAGGAATAGCTATGTTTTTAAGATGGAAAAATAAAAAATGGCAAACTAAAAGTTTTGTTTAG
- the guaB gene encoding IMP dehydrogenase → MNGKIIKEAITFDDVLLIPAKSEVLPHEVSLKTRLTKDITLNIPILSAAMDTVTESDLAIALARQGGIGFIHKNMSIEDQAAEVDRVKRIESGMIRNPVTLSASCTVGQAEDLMKRYKISGLPVVEEDGKLIGIVTNRDIKYHKDMAQLVGEIMTKDELITAPVGTTLDEAKEILLANRIEKLPITNENGYLKGLITIKDIDNLAEYPNACKDAHGTLRVGAAVGIGADTLDRVAALVKAGVDIITVDSAHGHSIGVINKIKEIRAAFPSLNLIGGNIVTAEAALDLIEAGVDAVKVGIGPGSICTTRVVAGVGVPQLTAVNDVFQVCKDKGIGVIADGGIKLSGDIVKALAAGADCVMLGGLLAGTTEAPGEEIILEGKRFKLYVGMGSIAAMKRGSKDRYFQNDAKKLVPEGIEGRISYKGNLKDVVFQLCGGIRAGMGYCGTPTIEDLKNNGRFIKITGAGLKESHPHDITITKEAPNYSK, encoded by the coding sequence ATGAATGGAAAAATAATTAAAGAAGCTATAACATTTGATGATGTCTTGCTAATACCAGCAAAATCAGAAGTGTTACCACATGAGGTAAGCTTAAAAACAAGACTTACAAAGGATATTACTCTTAATATTCCTATCCTCAGTGCTGCTATGGATACTGTTACGGAATCAGATTTAGCTATCGCTTTAGCTAGACAAGGTGGAATTGGATTTATTCATAAGAATATGAGTATTGAAGATCAAGCTGCTGAAGTTGATAGAGTTAAAAGAATAGAAAGTGGAATGATAAGAAATCCTGTTACGCTTAGTGCAAGTTGTACAGTTGGACAAGCTGAGGATTTAATGAAAAGGTATAAAATATCTGGCCTTCCTGTAGTTGAGGAGGATGGAAAACTTATAGGAATTGTTACAAATAGAGATATAAAATATCATAAAGATATGGCTCAACTTGTTGGTGAAATAATGACTAAAGATGAGCTCATTACAGCTCCAGTTGGAACAACTTTAGATGAAGCTAAAGAAATTCTTTTAGCTAATAGAATAGAAAAACTTCCTATTACTAATGAAAATGGATATTTAAAAGGTTTAATAACTATAAAAGATATAGATAATCTAGCTGAATATCCTAATGCTTGCAAAGATGCTCATGGGACTTTAAGAGTTGGAGCAGCTGTTGGAATTGGAGCTGATACTTTAGATAGAGTAGCAGCCCTTGTAAAAGCTGGTGTAGATATTATCACTGTTGATTCTGCGCATGGACACTCTATAGGAGTAATTAATAAAATAAAAGAGATTAGAGCAGCTTTTCCATCTTTAAATTTAATCGGAGGTAATATTGTCACTGCTGAGGCAGCACTAGATTTAATAGAAGCTGGTGTAGATGCTGTAAAAGTTGGTATAGGTCCTGGTTCAATTTGTACTACTAGAGTCGTTGCTGGAGTTGGAGTACCTCAGTTGACAGCTGTAAATGATGTTTTTCAAGTTTGTAAAGATAAAGGTATAGGAGTAATTGCTGACGGTGGAATCAAATTATCAGGAGATATAGTTAAAGCTTTAGCAGCAGGTGCTGATTGTGTGATGCTAGGAGGACTTTTAGCTGGGACTACAGAAGCTCCAGGTGAAGAGATTATACTTGAAGGAAAAAGATTTAAACTCTATGTTGGAATGGGATCAATAGCAGCAATGAAAAGAGGTTCTAAAGATAGATATTTCCAAAATGATGCTAAAAAATTAGTCCCTGAGGGAATAGAAGGTCGTATCTCTTATAAAGGAAATTTAAAAGATGTAGTTTTCCAACTATGTGGTGGAATCAGAGCAGGTATGGGATACTGTGGAACTCCTACAATAGAAGATCTTAAAAACAATGGAAGATTTATAAAAATAACTGGTGCTGGTTTAAAAGAGAGCCATCCTCATGATATAACTATCACTAAAGAAGCTCCTAACTATTCCAAGTAA
- a CDS encoding mechanosensitive ion channel family protein encodes MHPIVTNFLQKALELLPMIVTRGIIVIVLFSFWPKLTAFIIKGYKKALRKKSVDPLLESFTSSMLKTLLYVILFFLIVGIAGVKATSLVTVLGTAGLAVGLALQGSLANLAGGMLILFFKPFTKDEYIIASTGVEGIVNKIQILYTILTTPDNKVVIVPNSQLANNAITNVSRNPERRLDLVFSVSYDTPTEKVKEILTKIANSHPNVLKDKPINIRMSVQNASSLDFIFRVWVKKEDYWDSKFDFTEMVKAEFDANNIEIPYQKIDIYKK; translated from the coding sequence ATGCACCCAATTGTAACAAATTTTTTACAAAAAGCTCTTGAGCTACTCCCAATGATTGTAACTAGAGGAATAATTGTTATTGTTCTATTCAGTTTTTGGCCAAAATTGACAGCCTTCATAATTAAAGGCTATAAGAAAGCTTTAAGAAAAAAGAGTGTTGATCCATTACTTGAAAGTTTTACAAGCTCAATGTTAAAAACTCTTTTATATGTAATTTTATTTTTCTTAATAGTAGGAATAGCAGGTGTTAAAGCTACATCTCTTGTAACTGTATTAGGTACGGCTGGATTAGCTGTAGGTTTAGCTTTACAGGGAAGTTTAGCAAACTTAGCTGGAGGTATGTTAATACTTTTTTTCAAACCTTTTACAAAAGATGAATATATAATAGCAAGTACTGGTGTTGAGGGGATAGTTAATAAAATACAAATTCTTTACACTATACTTACTACTCCGGATAATAAAGTTGTTATAGTACCTAATAGTCAGTTAGCTAATAATGCCATAACTAATGTTAGTAGAAATCCAGAAAGAAGATTAGATCTTGTATTTTCTGTATCATATGATACCCCTACTGAAAAAGTAAAAGAAATTTTAACAAAGATAGCTAACTCTCATCCAAATGTTTTAAAAGATAAACCTATCAATATTAGAATGAGCGTACAAAATGCTAGCTCTCTTGATTTTATATTTAGAGTATGGGTAAAAAAGGAAGACTATTGGGATTCTAAATTTGATTTTACAGAGATGGTAAAAGCTGAATTTGATGCTAATAATATAGAAATACCATATCAAAAAATTGATATTTATAAGAAATAA
- a CDS encoding KH domain-containing protein yields the protein MNIRSMEKINKWGYMFYIKYDGTKFHSFDEMSGKKTVKGKFKEIMAKLDFTWAKGIQQGGRTDAKVSAIENILYVSSKFDGDVKGLQRSFNSLSDDSLKVTMIKKTFPNLMFPELISKREYIYEYPRKRIKNSLEEIERLCMELSGKYDVSEFTDKKGLELKEHIREVEISYRKDKLYFLGNSFMPKQVRTMSGYILIGKKEPLEGRYLTLSKIVLTKELKDMILEEVKDIVIDGVEKIERNLGKTLYIFYIKNSKKGELIGKNGKNIKALKKIYGDIVVKEIC from the coding sequence ATGAATATAAGAAGCATGGAGAAAATTAATAAATGGGGGTATATGTTCTATATAAAATATGATGGAACAAAGTTTCATTCTTTTGATGAAATGAGTGGGAAAAAAACTGTTAAGGGTAAATTTAAGGAGATAATGGCTAAGTTAGATTTTACTTGGGCAAAGGGAATACAGCAAGGTGGGAGAACTGATGCAAAGGTGAGTGCTATTGAAAATATTCTCTATGTGAGTAGTAAATTTGATGGAGATGTGAAGGGTTTACAGAGAAGTTTTAACTCTTTATCAGATGATAGTTTGAAAGTAACAATGATAAAAAAGACATTCCCAAATTTAATGTTTCCAGAGTTAATATCTAAAAGAGAGTATATATATGAATATCCTAGGAAAAGGATAAAAAATAGCTTAGAAGAGATTGAAAGGCTTTGTATGGAATTATCTGGAAAATATGACGTGAGTGAATTTACAGATAAAAAGGGTTTAGAGCTAAAAGAACATATAAGAGAGGTAGAGATAAGTTATAGAAAAGATAAACTTTATTTTTTAGGAAATTCTTTCATGCCAAAGCAAGTAAGAACCATGTCGGGATATATTTTAATCGGTAAGAAGGAGCCACTTGAGGGGAGATATTTAACTTTATCTAAGATAGTTTTAACCAAAGAGTTAAAAGATATGATTCTTGAAGAAGTAAAAGATATAGTTATAGATGGGGTAGAAAAGATAGAGAGGAATTTAGGTAAAACTCTTTATATTTTTTATATAAAAAATTCTAAAAAGGGAGAATTAATAGGAAAAAATGGAAAAAATATTAAAGCCCTTAAAAAAATTTATGGAGATATAGTGGTAAAAGAGATATGTTAG
- a CDS encoding HD domain-containing protein — protein MLERIKQGLTFLFGKYRTEWDIEVKEVLSDKEFEIFNQMSEYDKIHSYRLYKLVIEDSILKEEAIFRKLALLHDCGKYHASLYRRVKKVWIGEKSLDNHSIDSYHKLKEINLELAELARLHHHYIDDIYMQRFQELDDK, from the coding sequence ATGTTAGAAAGAATAAAGCAAGGACTCACTTTTTTATTTGGAAAATATAGAACAGAATGGGATATAGAGGTAAAAGAAGTGCTTTCAGATAAAGAATTTGAAATTTTTAACCAGATGAGTGAATACGATAAAATACATTCATATAGACTATACAAATTAGTGATAGAAGATAGTATTTTAAAAGAGGAAGCTATATTTAGAAAATTAGCTTTACTTCATGATTGTGGAAAATATCACGCCTCTTTATATAGGAGAGTAAAAAAAGTTTGGATAGGAGAGAAAAGCTTAGATAACCATAGTATTGATTCTTATCACAAATTAAAAGAGATAAATCTTGAATTGGCAGAATTAGCTAGGCTACATCATCATTATATAGATGATATTTATATGCAAAGATTCCAAGAGTTAGATGATAAATAA
- a CDS encoding TIGR03960 family B12-binding radical SAM protein: MRVNLDKYLLKVEKPGQYLGNEINSIHKENSVAKMCLFFPDIYEVGMSNLGIRILYSLMNRVEGFSLERGFAPMEDMERFMRENNIPMFSLESKTPLKEFDVVGFSLSYEMCYPNVLNALDLAGIPVKREERKEGDPLIMAGGTCMMNPVPMERFLDFIVIGDGEEVMVEIAKILVAHKDKTKMEKLQLIEHLDGVYVPVLHKGKKRIKRAIVADLNNTEYYEDQIVPYINIVHDRATVEIQRGCSRGCRFCQAGIVYRPVRERSLEKNLELIERMIKKTGYTEVSLSSLSSSDYTRIDDLIKGVKSKYDYRNLGVSLPSLRMNTHSVEVAKDISGGKRTGFTFAPEAGSQRMRDIINKGVEEKDVLETAEAAVRNGWESLKFYFMIGLPFETDEDVKGIYDLAKKVVDRCRPINKRLNVTVSVSNFVPKPHTPFQWAQQMNFDEMKRKHTLLRELFKGQKGCSLRIHDMKKSYLEGFLSRGDEKTGELIELAWKSGAKLDDYKDNFNIWKKAIDDLKFGEDEYLRARDIDEKLPWDIVEISVDKEFLKKELEQARNAALTPECRTRCSNCGIRKRFPNCMVIAE; this comes from the coding sequence ATGAGAGTAAATTTAGATAAATATTTATTGAAAGTTGAAAAACCAGGTCAGTATTTAGGAAATGAGATCAACAGTATCCATAAGGAGAATTCAGTAGCTAAAATGTGTTTATTTTTTCCAGATATATATGAAGTAGGAATGTCCAATCTTGGAATTAGAATATTGTATAGTCTTATGAATAGAGTAGAAGGGTTTTCTTTAGAGAGAGGATTTGCTCCAATGGAGGATATGGAAAGATTTATGAGAGAAAACAATATACCAATGTTTTCATTAGAAAGTAAGACACCTCTTAAGGAGTTTGATGTAGTAGGTTTTTCATTATCATATGAAATGTGCTATCCAAATGTTTTAAATGCTCTTGATTTAGCTGGGATACCAGTGAAAAGAGAGGAAAGAAAAGAAGGAGATCCGCTTATAATGGCTGGTGGAACTTGTATGATGAATCCTGTACCTATGGAGAGATTTTTAGATTTTATAGTTATAGGTGATGGGGAAGAGGTAATGGTAGAGATTGCTAAAATCCTAGTGGCTCATAAAGATAAAACTAAAATGGAAAAGTTACAGCTTATAGAACATTTAGATGGGGTATATGTTCCAGTTCTTCATAAGGGGAAAAAAAGAATAAAAAGAGCAATAGTTGCAGATTTAAATAATACAGAATATTATGAGGATCAGATAGTACCATATATAAATATAGTACATGATAGAGCCACTGTAGAGATACAAAGAGGTTGTTCAAGAGGATGTAGATTTTGTCAAGCAGGGATAGTGTATAGACCGGTTAGAGAGAGAAGCCTAGAAAAAAATTTGGAGTTAATAGAGAGAATGATAAAAAAAACAGGATATACAGAGGTATCATTATCTTCTTTAAGTAGCAGTGATTATACAAGGATAGATGATCTCATTAAGGGTGTAAAAAGTAAGTATGATTATAGGAATTTGGGGGTTTCACTCCCATCACTTAGAATGAATACACATTCTGTTGAGGTAGCTAAAGATATCAGTGGAGGAAAAAGAACTGGATTTACTTTTGCACCAGAAGCTGGCTCTCAAAGAATGAGAGATATTATCAATAAAGGGGTAGAGGAAAAAGATGTATTAGAAACAGCTGAAGCTGCTGTAAGAAATGGATGGGAAAGTTTGAAATTTTACTTTATGATAGGCCTTCCATTTGAGACTGATGAAGATGTGAAGGGGATATATGATTTAGCAAAGAAAGTAGTAGATAGATGTAGACCAATAAATAAAAGACTTAATGTAACAGTTAGTGTATCCAATTTTGTACCTAAACCCCATACACCTTTTCAATGGGCACAACAGATGAATTTTGATGAGATGAAAAGAAAACATACACTTTTAAGAGAGCTTTTTAAAGGACAAAAAGGTTGTAGTTTGAGAATCCATGATATGAAAAAGTCTTATTTAGAAGGCTTTCTCTCAAGAGGAGATGAAAAAACAGGAGAACTTATAGAACTAGCTTGGAAAAGTGGAGCAAAACTTGATGACTATAAGGATAATTTTAATATTTGGAAAAAAGCTATAGATGACTTAAAATTTGGAGAAGATGAGTACCTAAGAGCTAGAGATATAGATGAGAAGTTACCTTGGGATATAGTAGAGATAAGTGTGGATAAAGAGTTTTTAAAAAAAGAATTAGAACAAGCTAGGAATGCTGCTCTTACACCAGAGTGTAGAACTAGATGTTCTAATTGTGGCATAAGAAAAAGATTTCCAAATTGTATGGTGATAGCGGAATAA